Proteins from one Streptomyces sp. NBC_00390 genomic window:
- a CDS encoding response regulator transcription factor has protein sequence MLRVLVVDDNPVVRAGLTAVLQVRDDCEVVAQALDGRQAYDAAVRHRPDVILLDVRMPGVDGLSALPHLVQLAPVLMMTYSSERETVQEALRLGAGGYLVHGEFTVDQLLTAVRDMRHGRVHFTHSASTALAAKPRQFAEQSSLVQAGVAHSSGGPSVAGGLHRVICELSRREVEVMDLIASGMTNQQIADSCFISQKTVKNHINRIFAKLHASSRGEAIAIWNTVARMRAVRGA, from the coding sequence ATGCTGAGAGTGCTCGTCGTCGACGACAACCCGGTCGTCCGTGCAGGCCTCACCGCAGTGCTCCAGGTCCGCGACGACTGCGAGGTGGTCGCGCAAGCCCTCGACGGCCGGCAGGCATACGACGCTGCTGTCCGACACCGCCCGGACGTCATCCTGTTGGACGTCCGGATGCCGGGTGTCGACGGCCTGTCCGCTCTGCCGCATCTGGTGCAACTGGCGCCGGTGCTGATGATGACGTACAGCAGTGAGCGCGAGACGGTGCAGGAAGCGCTGCGGCTGGGCGCGGGCGGCTATCTCGTGCACGGTGAGTTCACGGTCGATCAACTGCTCACCGCAGTCAGGGACATGAGGCACGGCCGTGTCCACTTCACTCACTCGGCGTCCACGGCACTGGCGGCGAAGCCACGCCAATTCGCCGAACAGTCTTCGCTTGTGCAAGCGGGTGTGGCACATTCGTCCGGTGGCCCCTCGGTAGCCGGGGGACTGCACCGAGTAATCTGCGAGCTGAGTCGACGGGAGGTCGAGGTGATGGATCTGATCGCCTCCGGCATGACCAACCAGCAGATCGCCGACTCCTGTTTCATCAGTCAGAAGACCGTCAAGAACCACATCAACCGCATCTTCGCCAAGCTGCACGCGAGCAGCCGTGGAGAGGCGATCGCCATCTGGAACACGGTGGCGCGGATGAGGGCGGTCCGCGGTGCCTAG
- a CDS encoding pilus assembly protein TadG-related protein, with the protein MIPPGREDRGQATPLYMTAVVGLLFLVLVYFAFGQADLIRSGTQTAADAAAIAAAQDARDQLEVADFLDDLEDLVAGEVPSPPGSCGQAVRFAARNDATVTCDELTDGRWGFTVLATSGRPMGSSVIDGTEGEHATARATAVVEPRCTFEPLPEDSGEPPVEDDEDEEPTPSPGSIVCDSQSWDIDPERLDLLPDMADLFTVRLAED; encoded by the coding sequence TTGATCCCTCCGGGACGCGAGGACAGGGGGCAGGCCACACCGCTGTACATGACAGCGGTGGTTGGGCTGCTCTTTCTTGTGCTCGTCTACTTCGCATTCGGGCAGGCCGACCTCATCCGTAGTGGCACCCAGACCGCAGCCGATGCCGCTGCGATTGCCGCTGCGCAGGATGCCAGGGACCAGCTGGAGGTGGCGGACTTCCTCGACGACCTGGAGGATCTGGTCGCGGGCGAAGTGCCGTCCCCACCCGGCAGTTGCGGACAGGCAGTACGCTTCGCGGCCCGGAACGACGCCACTGTGACCTGCGATGAGCTGACGGATGGCCGTTGGGGTTTCACCGTCCTGGCCACGTCCGGCAGGCCGATGGGGAGCAGCGTCATCGACGGCACTGAAGGCGAGCATGCGACGGCAAGGGCCACAGCTGTTGTCGAGCCGCGCTGCACCTTCGAGCCGTTGCCCGAGGACTCTGGGGAGCCTCCGGTGGAGGACGACGAGGACGAAGAGCCCACGCCATCCCCGGGCTCGATCGTCTGCGATTCCCAGAGCTGGGACATCGATCCCGAACGCCTGGATCTGCTTCCCGACATGGCAGACCTCTTCACCGTCCGACTGGCTGAGGACTGA